The genome window GGAACGTTCGGGAATGACGAACAAGTGTTGCTGCAGTACTCCAAACTCCGAACTCCGAACTGAATCACACCCCCGTATGCCCGAACCCCCCGGCGCCGCGTGTAGTCCCGGCCAGAGCGTCCACCGTGACAAACTTCGCCTTCTCGTGCCGGGCGAAAACCAGCTGCGCGATCCGGTCGCCACGATTGATCGTAAACGGCTTATCACTGAAATTGAACAGAATGATCCCGATCTCGCCGCGATAGTCCGCATCGATCGTTCCGGGCGCGTTCAGCATGCCGATACCATGCTTGAGCGAAAGCCCGCTGCGGGGCCGCACCTGACCCTCATGTCCCTCGGGAATGGCGACAGCGATCCCCGTGGGAATAAGCTTCCACGTTCCGGCATCGAGAATGGCCTCACTTTCCACCGCTGCGTAGAGATCGACGCCCGCGGAATGTTCGGTCTGATAGTGAGGGACCGGAAGACCTTTGGCGTTGTTGAGTTGTGTTATGTGAACGATAAGATGATCGGACATAGTAAATATAATAGTGCGGCCTCAAATCCGTAAAGCATAAAGTCTGTCATCCCCGAATGCCTTTATCGGGGATCTGGTGTTGAAAGGAAAACCGGATTCCCGATAGGAACGTTCGGGAATGACGGCTTAGTGGGGATGTCGCGAGACAAAGCGTCTCTGCTCTATGCGGAACTAAATCTCCAACACCCCATCCGGCACATCGGATTTGTTCAGCGGACCGAGGATGGTGAGTGATATGTTCTCCCGGGTAAAGAGCTGCCCGGCCACATGTTTCACCTGCTCGGCGGTCACCTTCTCCACGCCCTTGATGATATCGTCCATGGACAGGTACTTGCCGAAGTAGATCTCCTGCCGCGCGAGCCTGCTCATGTGGCTGGTGCTGCTTTCGAGCGACAGGACCAGGCTTCCCTTGATCTGGTTCCTCACCCTTGTTTCTTCGGCGGGTGTGATCCCCTCATCTTTGATCTTCCCGAACTCCCTGGTCACGAGACGGACCACTTCAAGTGCGTTCAAGGGGTCCGCTCCGGCATAGACCGTCAGGAGCCCGGTATCCCGGTACGAGGTCACGTAGGAATAGATGGAGTACGCAAGGGCGTTCTGCTCACGGATCTCCTGGAACAGACGCGAGCTCATGCTGTTTCCGAGCACCGTATTGAGCGCCGAGATCACAAAGCGGTCTTCGTGCGTATACTGCATTCCCTTGCATCCAACACAGATCTGCACCTGTTCGAGCTGCTTTTTCTTCACCGCTATGGCCTGGTTAAATACAGGGGTGATCTCTTTTTTTGTCTCTCCGCCTCTCGCAAGTTTCCCAAAGCTCTCGTTCAAAAGCTCGATCAGCCGTGCATGCTCGAAATTACCGGCCACGGAAATGACGATCTCCTTCGGGCTGTAATAATTATCAACATAGGAAACAATGTCCTTATGCTTAAGCGCCTTGATGGTGTCCCTGGTCCCCAGGATGGGACGGCCAAGCGAGTTGCCTGCCCAGACCGTGTTGGTAAAAAGCTCGTGGATGTAGTCGTCGGGTGTGTCCTCCACACTCTTGATCTCCTCGAGAATGACCTTGCGCTCCTTTTCCATCTCCTGGGGATCGAATTTGGAGCGTAAGAGGATGTCCGACAGGATATCGATGGCAACCGGCAGATGTTCGTCCACGACCTTGGCGTAGTAGGTGGTCGTTTCCTGCGACGTGAAGGCGTTCATCTCTCCGCCGATGGAATCCATCTCGATCGCGATGTCCTTGGCGCTCCTCTTCTCCGTGCCTTTAAAGAAGAGGTGCTCGATGAAATGAGATATGCCGCCGATCTCCTCCGGCTCGTGGCGTGATCCCACCTTTACCCATACGCCGATGGATATGGAGCGTGACTTGGGAAGGGTTTCGGACACGACCCGTATCCCGTTCGTAAGGGTGTCTTTTCTGTACATAACGTTAGCACCAAATAGCAAGCATCACCCTGCACTCGCGGCAAGCGCTCGTTACCGCTGGGTGCAGGCAAATCCCAAATAAATTACAAGCACCAAAAACCAATCTCCAAACGATTGATGTTTGAATTTTGGAATTTGGTGCTTATTTGAAATTTGGAATTTGAGTTTTGAAATTTATCCTTATTTCTCTTTCTGGTTCTGTGCGTGCTGAGCGGCCCGCTCCTGGGTGATCTTCTGCGCAAGGTGGCTCGGGACGTCCTCGTAGCCGAAAAACTCCATGGTATACATGCCCCTGCCGCTCGTGAGGGAGTTGAGGGTGGGGGCATAGGTGAGCATCTCGGACATGGGCACGAGCGCCTTGATCGACTGGCCGCCCGACTGGGGAGTAACGCCCTGCACCTTGCCGCGCCGCGAGTTCAGGTCCCCGATCACGGCCCCGAGCGTATCATCGGAAGCAATGACCTCCACGCTCATAATCGGTTCGAGCAGCACCGGCTTGGCCCCCTCCATGGCCTTCTTGAAGCCCATGGACGCCGCGACCTTGAATGCCATTTCAGACGAGTCAACGGCATGATACGAGCCGTCGAAAAGCGTGACGCGGACGTCCACCATGGGATACCCCGCGAGAACACCCTCGTGCATGGCCTCGATCACGCCTTTTTCCACGGCCGGGATGTACTGCCGCGGGACCACGCCGCCCACGATCTTGTCCACGAACTCAAAACCGCTGTCGCGAGGGAGCGGTTCGATCTCGAGCCACGCGTCCCCGTACTGACCATGGCCGCCGGACTGTTTTTTATACTTGCCCTGCGCCTTGGACTTCGCCCGGATGGTCTCCTTGTACGGCACCTTGGGCGTCTTCATCGTCACCTCGGCGCCGAACTTCCGTTTCAGTTTCTCAAGCGTCACTTCAAGGTGGACCTGCCCCATGCCGGAGAGCACCATTTCCTTGGTCTGATCGTCATAGGCGAACTTGAGCGTGGGGTCCTCTTCAAGCAGCTTGTGGACGCCGATGCTCACCTTGTCCTCGTCCCCGCGGGACTTCGGCACAATAGCGTACGACATGACCGGGTCGGCGAACTTCGCGAAGGGCATCACGATCGGATTGCTCTCGGAGCACAGCGTGTCGCCGGTGAGCGTCTCTTTCATCTTCGCAATGGCGCCGATCTGCCCGGCCGTGAGCACCTGGACGGTTACCTGCTTTTTACCCTGGACATGGAACAGGGTCCCGACCTTTTCTTTCAGCTGTTTCGAGGAATTGTACACGCTCGAATCCGCCTTGAGCGTTCCCGAGTAGACACGGACCAGGGAAAGCTTGCCGGCAAAGGGATCGTTGATGGTTTTGAACACCAGTGCGGCCAGGGGTTCATCCGGGAACGGCTTGCGCACTGTTTCATTGCCTGTCTTGGGATCGACGCCTTTGATCTGCACGGCGTTGGCATGCTCCACCGGCGACGGGAGGCACATGAGTATCATGTCAAAAAGCGGCTGGGTCCCCATGTTCTTGACCGGCGAACCGCAAAGCACCGGCAGGAGACCGCCTCCGATGGTGCCATGCTTGAGGCCGGCGATGATGTCATCCCGGGACAGATCCCCCTTGTCCAGATACTTCTCAAGAAGGCTGTCCTCGGTCTCGGCGATCTGCTCCACCATTTTTTTCCGGTAGGCTGCCGCATCTTCCTTCATGTCCGCGGGAATGTCTTTTTCCTCGATTTTTCCGCTTCCATCCCCGGCGAACAGCAGCGCCTTCATTTTAATAAGATCCACAACGCCGCTGAATTTCTCCTCAAGACCGATCGGCAGCTGGAGCACGAGGGAGTTCTTGCAGAAATACTTTTCCATGTCGCCCACGGCGCGGAAGAAGTCCGCCCGCTCCTTGTCGAGCTTGCTGACATACGCTATGCGCGGGATCTCGTAATCGCAGGCGAACTTGTAGATCTTTTCGGTTTCGGCTTTTACGCCTGAGATGGCTGAAATAATGAGGACGGCGCCGTCGACGGCGCGAAGGGTGCCTCTCGCTTCTTCAAGAAAATTGATGTATCCGGGGGTGTCGATGATATTGATGCGAACGCCTTTCCAGTCTGCAAATCCAAGGGAGGAGGTTATGCTTATCTTCCGGGCCATCTCCTCCGGTTCGTGCATGAATACGGAGTTCCCCGCGTCCACGCTTCCCATGAGGTCAACAGCGCCGGCAGTGAACAACAGCGCATCGGCAAGCGAGCTTTTACCGGCTGCTCCGTGAGACAGGATCGCGATATTGCGGACTTCCTTGACGTCAACATTCGGCATAGCCAACTCCTCCCGTGAACAAGAATTTTATCGCTTACACCCCTACGATCGGCAAACGGTGGTCGATCACTACCATATGTCGGACTTTATTTTTCCTGCCTGCTTGATCAGGACATCAACAACCGCTTCATTGAATAGGTTTGAGTCCTTGCGGATCTCCGCGTCCACCATGCTTTCGTAATATTTCTTTCCTTCCGCAAGTTCATCGGTCAGGATTTCAAACAGGCTGTCCTTTTCGATGCCCTCCTTGACCTTTGCCTGGTTGTACAGCAGGATGTCGGAAAGGATGGTCCGCGCCAGCCTCTTGGCTTCGTCAGGTTTTGTAATCAATCTCATGCTGAACACCCCTCGTACGGCCAGGTTACCATGACCAGATTCCAAATATCAGATGCTCTCTAAACAGGCACATCCCAAATAAAATGTAAATACAATAATTTCAATTTCCGCAACGATTGAAGCCTGGTCCCTGGTGCTTTGGAATTTATTTTCCATTTGTTTCTTGTGATTTGGCGCTGTTTGTCCGGTTATGTTAGTCCAGTATCTCGACGATTATCGGTTTATACTGCTGTGTTTTTTCAACTTTTTTATTATACATCCTGATAAAGAGAAAAGATACCACCATGCTCAGCATCCCTGCGATGAATGCCCAGAGATCGGAAGAAGATTCCGTCCCATACCACAGACCCAGGTTCTTGCCGAGAATGGCCGCCGCGACGAAGACCGTCATCGGGATGCCGTAGAGAATGATGGACGCCTTCAGATATACCTGCGGGGCAAGCACCACCTTCACCTTCTGCCCCTTTTTTGCCCCGAGCGGGTTCGACGCTTCCATGTACTCCTGCTCCCCGGGATGGCATACCCCGGATGCGGAACATTTCTCGCACGCGCTCTTAGCCACAATGGACACCCTGGCGATGTCGCCTATCACTTCAGCCACGATGCCTTCTTCTTCTATCACGATGCAACCTCAAAATACTCTTACCACTAAGGCACCAAGACACTAAGTAAAAAAATCCGTTCTTTTATTTCTTCGTGCCTTCGTGTCTTTGTGGTAAACCGTTTTTATGTTAGCTTTTTTTCTTCGATCTTAACAGCTTATACTCGATGCTGTCCACCAGCGCCTGCCAGCTGGCTTCGATCACGTTCTCGGACACACCCACCGTGCCCCACTTGTTCTTGCCGTCGCCGGACTCGATCAGCACCCGCACCCGCGCGGCCGTGCCCTCCGCCGCGGTCAGAACACGCACTTTATAATCGAGGAGCCGGACATTCTCCAGGCCCTTGCCCGGGAAGTACTTGGGCAGGACCTTGCGAAGCGCCTTGTCGAGCGCATTCACCGGGCCATTCCCCCATGCGGCTGTGTGCTCCACGTTTCCACCAACTTCGACAGTGACCGTGGCCTCGCTCACCGGATTGGGGTCTACCTTCCGCTTTTCCGTCAGGATACGATAGTCGATACGGTCGAACATGGAGAACACCGACTCGTAGCTGTGACCCGCGCGCAGCATGAGGAGTTCAAGCGACCCTTCCGCTCCTTCGAATTCGTATCCCTCGTTCTCGAGTTCTTTGATCTTCTTGAGAATCACGCCGAGTTCCGGACTTTCCCGGGTGAGCGGGATTCCGAGTTCTGCCGCTTTCTGGAGGATATTGCTCTTCCCCGCCATGTCGGACACCAGAATGCGTCTTCGGTTCCCTACCAATCCCGGCATGACATGTTCATAGGTGAGAGCATTCTTCGACATTGCGTCCACATGGATGCCCGCCTTATGCGCAAAGGCGCTGTCGCCAATGTAGGGTTGCCGCTTGCGATGCTGCATATTGGCGATCTCGTCCACATAGCGGGACACGTCACGGAGCTTCGCCAGATTGGCGTCCGAGACGCAGTCTATCCCCAACTTGAGCTTCAGGGTCGGGATCAGAGAGCAGAGATTGGCATTTCCGCAGCGCTCACCGTAGCCATTGACCGTCCCGTGGACCTGGACCGCTCCCAGTCTGATCGCTGACAGTGAGTTCGCCACTGCGAGCTCCGCATCATTGTGCGCGTGGATCCCGAACGGGATGGCGATCGTTTTTTTCACCCGGCTGATGATCTCCTCGACCTCATGAGGCATGGTGCCGCCGTTTGTATCACACAAGACAAGACAATCCGCGCCCGCGCCCTCCGCGGCAAGAAGCGTCTGAACAGCATAATCGGGATTTGCCTTATACCCGTCGAAAAAATGCTCGGCATCATACACCACCTCATCCATGCGCTTCCTGAGGAATGCTACCGATTCTTCGATCATATCGAGGTTTTCGCCGAGCGTGGTCTTGAGCGCCTTGAGCACATGCAGGTCCCAGGTCTTGCCGAAAATGGTCGCGACCGGCGCGCCGGACGCGACCAGCGCCTTCATGCTCGGGTCGTCGGAGACCTTCATCTTCGCGCGGCGGGTCGACCCGAAAGCCGCAAGCTTCGCCTTCCTGAGCTTGACGCGCCTCATCTCCTTGAAAAAATCGATATCGCGCGGGTTCGAACCCGGCCAGCCGCCCTCGATATAATGGACGCCGAACTGGTCCAGCTTCCGGGCGACACGGACCTTGTCCTCGACCGAGAAGTTCACGTCCTCGGCCTGCGCCCCGTCGCGGAGCGTGGTGTCGTATATGAAGAGAATTGGTTTCATAACGTGCAGTAAATTATCCGTTCTGGCTTTCAAATACGGTAGTACGGAATTCGGAATGCGGAGTGCGGAATGAAAACCCTTGGAACAAGGTTGTTCGTATACTCCGCATTCCGCACTCGCCGCTCCGCACTTCCTACGCCGCCTTATCCATCTCAAAGGTCTCGTGCAGCACCCGAACGGCGAGTTCCGTGTACTTGGCTTCGATCACGATGGAGATCTTGATCTCCGAGGTGCTGATCATCATGATATTGATCCCCTCTTTGGCCATGGAGGAGAACATCTTGGCGGCCACACCCGAGTGGGAACGCATACCCACACCGACGATCGAGATCTTGGAGATATCCTCCTTTACGGTCACCCCCCTGGCGCCGATCTCGGCAACGACCTTCTTCATGAGCTCTGCTATTTTTTTGGAATCGGTCTTCGGTACGGTAAAGGACATGTCCGTGAGCCCGCCCTCGCCGATGTTCTGGATGATCATATCAACGATGATGTTGTTTGTCGATATTTCATTGAATATCTTCGCTGCCACACCGGGTTTGTCCGGTACACCGGTAACCGTCACTTTTACCTGGTTTTTGTCGTATGCCACGCCGGATACCGCCACTCTTTCCATATCAGAATCCTCCTTGGTCACGAGGGTCCCCGGGTTGTCGTTGAAACTCGAGAGCACCCTTAGCGGAACATTATATTTTTTTGCGAACTCGACGGACCGGGTCTGGAGAACCTTGGCCCCGAGACTCGCCAATTCAAGCATCTCCTCATATGAGATCTTGTCCAGTTTCCTGGCCTGGGGAACCATGTTCGGGTCCGTGGTATATACACCGTCAACGTCCGTGTAGATGTCACAGAGGTCCGCCTTGAGCGCGGCGGCGACCGCCACGGCTGAAAGGTCCGACCCGCCGCGACCCAGGGTCGTCACATCGTCCCGTTCGTTGATCCCCTGGAAGCCCGCCACCACCGCGATTTTTCCTTCCTTGAGAGCGTGTTTGATGCGTTCACCGCTGATCTTTTCGATCCTCGCCTTGGTATGGACGCAGTCGGAAATGATCCCCGCCTGCCTGCCGGTAAAGGACTGCGCCTGGTGCCCCAGCGACTGGATCGCCATGGCAAGGAGCGCGATGGTCACGCGCTCGCCCGTGGACACCAGCATGTCCATCTCCCGGGGGTCAGGGTTCTCGCTCACCTGACTGGCCAGGTTGATGAGTTTGTCGGTCTCTCCGCTCATGGCCGACAGGACCACCACCACATCATTGCCTTCTTCCCTGGTCCGAACAACACGCTTTGCCACATTCTTGATCCGTTCGGGGTTCGCCACGGATGTACCGCCGTATTTCTGAACGATAAGCACTTACTTCCCTCCGTTGCAAAGTTAAACTGTTTTAACCACAGAGATCACAGAGAGTAAAAATGAAAATTTTAATGCATGATCTTAAAATACTGCGTGCTTTCCTCTGTGTCCTCTGTGGTAAATTCTTTAACGTTTCAAAAAATAATCCATCAACGTATAACCGTCTTTGAACACCAGCGTATCTTTGCGGTCCGCTATCTTCTCATCGTAGGTAACGGGTCCGCCCTTGCGCTCCGCGGTGTTATCGTAGATCACGAACGGAACGGGATCCGCCGTATGGGTCCTGAGCTCGACCGGCGTGGGGTGGTCCGGAAGCGACAGGATACGGTATTCGTCGAACTGCTTCATGCCATGGATGATGTTGCCGACCACGAATTCATCAAAATCCTCAATGGCCTTGAGCTTGTTCTTAAGATCGCCAGTATGGCCCGCTTCGTCGGGCGCCTCTACGTGGAGGTAAACAATGTCTTTGGTCTTGAGCGCCCAGAGCGCGTGCTCAGCCTTGCCCACGTAGTTCGTGTCGATCCAGCCCGTGGCGCCCGGTACGTTGATGACATCAAATCCGGCATAAATACCGAGGCCCTTCGTAAGGTCGACCGCCGAGATCATGGACCCTTCGAGGCCGTACTTCTCCTTGAAGGTCGGCATGGATGGCCGCTTTCCCTGCCCCCAGAACCAGATGCTGTTCGCCTGCCGTTTCCCGTTCTCCTGGCGCGCCTTGTTCACCGGATGGGCGAGAAGCAGGTCGAGGGACGCATCCATCAGTGCATTGATGGTTTCATCGCCTTCGCCGCTCGGAAGATAGTCCTGGATGTCCTTGTCCAGAATATCGTGGGGCGGAGTACATTCGATCTTTTCTTTCCCGCCCTTCCATACCATGAGATGGCGGTAGCTTACACCGGGATAGAAACGGATAAAGTCACTGCCGAGCTTGCTGTCGATCTCCTCAATGAGCAGCCGTGCCTCCTGCGTTGTGATGTGACCGGCGCTGAAGTCCTCCATGATCGCGCGCCGTCCCTTGCCTGTTGCGGACGACTTGCTGCTGATAATGCGCAAGGTCACGAGATTGCAGCGAAACGCGATATCGTCCGGCGCGAGTTCCACGCCGATACTTGCCGCTTCGAGCGGAGACCGGCCGGTATAATACTTCCGCGGGTCATAGCCCATCACCGAGAGGTTGGCCACGTCACTGCCCGGGTGAAATCCTTCCGGCACCGTGTGCACCATGCCCACCTGTCCGAGTGTCGCGAGCTGGTCGAGGTTCGGCGTCTTCGCCGCCTGCAGGCACGTCCTGCCCCCAAGTTCCGCATTCGGCCTGTCGGCCATTCCATCACCAAGGAGAATAATGTATTTCATAATAGGTGCTTACGCCTATAACATCGACAAAAGATTGTCGATGTTTGGGTTTTTTATGTTTTCATTGAGTTGTAGGGCAACCCTTCAGGGTTGCGGATTTTCGGTATCAGCAAGGCTGAAGCCTTGCCCTACAAAAACGTTAAATTCGAACTGCCCCGAAGGGGCCATGTCTGCCGGGCGAAGTCCCGGCCGACACGTAGGCCTTATAGATCATGGAGCAAGGATCAGAGGTCGGTTTTAAGATTCTTGAGCAGATACCATGACCTTTGCTGCTTGACCCTTGGTCATCTCTTTAAAGGCTTTCAAAATCACCTTCAATGGCTTCAACCTTGACGCCGCGTTCCCTGAGATACGCGATTCCCTGTTCGAGCAGCTTCTCCGTGCCTTCGAACTCCAGCACCACCTCGCCCATCGAGTCCGTGATCCTGGCGTGCCTGATATTCGGCATCACGTTGAACTTCTTTGCCATGGTGAAGATCACAGGCTCCTTGATCAGGTCCTTCGGAAAGGTCAGTTTAACCCTCTTCGTCGCCATAGACCGCTCCTCGCTTCGCGGAATGCTAAAGGCAA of Nitrospirota bacterium contains these proteins:
- a CDS encoding insulinase family protein, which produces MYRKDTLTNGIRVVSETLPKSRSISIGVWVKVGSRHEPEEIGGISHFIEHLFFKGTEKRSAKDIAIEMDSIGGEMNAFTSQETTTYYAKVVDEHLPVAIDILSDILLRSKFDPQEMEKERKVILEEIKSVEDTPDDYIHELFTNTVWAGNSLGRPILGTRDTIKALKHKDIVSYVDNYYSPKEIVISVAGNFEHARLIELLNESFGKLARGGETKKEITPVFNQAIAVKKKQLEQVQICVGCKGMQYTHEDRFVISALNTVLGNSMSSRLFQEIREQNALAYSIYSYVTSYRDTGLLTVYAGADPLNALEVVRLVTREFGKIKDEGITPAEETRVRNQIKGSLVLSLESSTSHMSRLARQEIYFGKYLSMDDIIKGVEKVTAEQVKHVAGQLFTRENISLTILGPLNKSDVPDGVLEI
- the fusA gene encoding elongation factor G, whose amino-acid sequence is MPNVDVKEVRNIAILSHGAAGKSSLADALLFTAGAVDLMGSVDAGNSVFMHEPEEMARKISITSSLGFADWKGVRINIIDTPGYINFLEEARGTLRAVDGAVLIISAISGVKAETEKIYKFACDYEIPRIAYVSKLDKERADFFRAVGDMEKYFCKNSLVLQLPIGLEEKFSGVVDLIKMKALLFAGDGSGKIEEKDIPADMKEDAAAYRKKMVEQIAETEDSLLEKYLDKGDLSRDDIIAGLKHGTIGGGLLPVLCGSPVKNMGTQPLFDMILMCLPSPVEHANAVQIKGVDPKTGNETVRKPFPDEPLAALVFKTINDPFAGKLSLVRVYSGTLKADSSVYNSSKQLKEKVGTLFHVQGKKQVTVQVLTAGQIGAIAKMKETLTGDTLCSESNPIVMPFAKFADPVMSYAIVPKSRGDEDKVSIGVHKLLEEDPTLKFAYDDQTKEMVLSGMGQVHLEVTLEKLKRKFGAEVTMKTPKVPYKETIRAKSKAQGKYKKQSGGHGQYGDAWLEIEPLPRDSGFEFVDKIVGGVVPRQYIPAVEKGVIEAMHEGVLAGYPMVDVRVTLFDGSYHAVDSSEMAFKVAASMGFKKAMEGAKPVLLEPIMSVEVIASDDTLGAVIGDLNSRRGKVQGVTPQSGGQSIKALVPMSEMLTYAPTLNSLTSGRGMYTMEFFGYEDVPSHLAQKITQERAAQHAQNQKEK
- a CDS encoding SoxR reducing system RseC family protein: MIEEEGIVAEVIGDIARVSIVAKSACEKCSASGVCHPGEQEYMEASNPLGAKKGQKVKVVLAPQVYLKASIILYGIPMTVFVAAAILGKNLGLWYGTESSSDLWAFIAGMLSMVVSFLFIRMYNKKVEKTQQYKPIIVEILD
- the cimA gene encoding citramalate synthase, which gives rise to MKPILFIYDTTLRDGAQAEDVNFSVEDKVRVARKLDQFGVHYIEGGWPGSNPRDIDFFKEMRRVKLRKAKLAAFGSTRRAKMKVSDDPSMKALVASGAPVATIFGKTWDLHVLKALKTTLGENLDMIEESVAFLRKRMDEVVYDAEHFFDGYKANPDYAVQTLLAAEGAGADCLVLCDTNGGTMPHEVEEIISRVKKTIAIPFGIHAHNDAELAVANSLSAIRLGAVQVHGTVNGYGERCGNANLCSLIPTLKLKLGIDCVSDANLAKLRDVSRYVDEIANMQHRKRQPYIGDSAFAHKAGIHVDAMSKNALTYEHVMPGLVGNRRRILVSDMAGKSNILQKAAELGIPLTRESPELGVILKKIKELENEGYEFEGAEGSLELLMLRAGHSYESVFSMFDRIDYRILTEKRKVDPNPVSEATVTVEVGGNVEHTAAWGNGPVNALDKALRKVLPKYFPGKGLENVRLLDYKVRVLTAAEGTAARVRVLIESGDGKNKWGTVGVSENVIEASWQALVDSIEYKLLRSKKKS
- a CDS encoding cofactor-independent phosphoglycerate mutase, giving the protein MKYIILLGDGMADRPNAELGGRTCLQAAKTPNLDQLATLGQVGMVHTVPEGFHPGSDVANLSVMGYDPRKYYTGRSPLEAASIGVELAPDDIAFRCNLVTLRIISSKSSATGKGRRAIMEDFSAGHITTQEARLLIEEIDSKLGSDFIRFYPGVSYRHLMVWKGGKEKIECTPPHDILDKDIQDYLPSGEGDETINALMDASLDLLLAHPVNKARQENGKRQANSIWFWGQGKRPSMPTFKEKYGLEGSMISAVDLTKGLGIYAGFDVINVPGATGWIDTNYVGKAEHALWALKTKDIVYLHVEAPDEAGHTGDLKNKLKAIEDFDEFVVGNIIHGMKQFDEYRILSLPDHPTPVELRTHTADPVPFVIYDNTAERKGGPVTYDEKIADRKDTLVFKDGYTLMDYFLKR
- a CDS encoding aspartate kinase; amino-acid sequence: MLIVQKYGGTSVANPERIKNVAKRVVRTREEGNDVVVVLSAMSGETDKLINLASQVSENPDPREMDMLVSTGERVTIALLAMAIQSLGHQAQSFTGRQAGIISDCVHTKARIEKISGERIKHALKEGKIAVVAGFQGINERDDVTTLGRGGSDLSAVAVAAALKADLCDIYTDVDGVYTTDPNMVPQARKLDKISYEEMLELASLGAKVLQTRSVEFAKKYNVPLRVLSSFNDNPGTLVTKEDSDMERVAVSGVAYDKNQVKVTVTGVPDKPGVAAKIFNEISTNNIIVDMIIQNIGEGGLTDMSFTVPKTDSKKIAELMKKVVAEIGARGVTVKEDISKISIVGVGMRSHSGVAAKMFSSMAKEGINIMMISTSEIKISIVIEAKYTELAVRVLHETFEMDKAA
- the dut gene encoding dUTP diphosphatase gives rise to the protein MSDHLIVHITQLNNAKGLPVPHYQTEHSAGVDLYAAVESEAILDAGTWKLIPTGIAVAIPEGHEGQVRPRSGLSLKHGIGMLNAPGTIDADYRGEIGIILFNFSDKPFTINRGDRIAQLVFARHEKAKFVTVDALAGTTRGAGGFGHTGV
- a CDS encoding NIL domain-containing protein; this encodes MATKRVKLTFPKDLIKEPVIFTMAKKFNVMPNIRHARITDSMGEVVLEFEGTEKLLEQGIAYLRERGVKVEAIEGDFESL